The nucleotide window AAGAGAATGGCCACTTAATGACAGTAGATCCCTTCCGATTTATATGATTTTGTCAAGAACATCGTTATACTTGTCCAGGGAAATGATGGTAGATCATAGTCATTCATGTAATATACCATTAACAGTGATCATCCATGTTTGAGTGCATACCGTCAAACTCTCCACCTCAGCTGTTAATTGTTTGACCTTTTCAGTGTCTTGAACAAGAAGGGGGGTCTCCTTAACGACTGGAGGTGCCTCTTCAATAGCTTTCCGAGCTGCCTCTCGTTCTTTGATAACTCTGGCATTTGCTTCTTCTACTTGTATTTGCATTGCATGCAAAGCATCTTGTAACTTGGCAATTTCTTGGGCCTTTTCCTCTTCCAAATCAGTCTGTGATCCGAATCAAAACAAAATGAATGCTGGTGCAGAGAAGTTTGTCTTAACTAGTATTggcaaaaagtaaaataaaatacccTCAATCTCTTCTCAAATTGCAATCGCCATGTCAGCTCTTCCACACGCTTCTCTAATTTGTCTTTTGCTTCTTTAAGAGCACCTGTTTCCCTTGCAGCCTGACaaattaatttaatcattatCATATACTAAAAATCTAATTGAAACAAAGTCATATTAAGGAATTTGATCAAACCATTTTAAGCTTTCTAAGCTCTCTCCGAGCAACTCTTGCCCTCCAGCCACATTGAGAAGCTAATGTAGCCTTGTGAAGCCTCTTGTAATAAGAGTATGCTAAATGGCAACGCAATTGTGCCTGAAATTCATTATAGAATTAATCAAAGTAAACAATCATATTTTCTAAGTTTCAAAAGTGAAAAGGAAACTTTGATTCCAATTATAGCAACTGAATTTCGTAAAGTAATTTGGAAGtccacaacttttttttttttaactgtaaGAGAATATGAGGAGAGGTGTGTGGATGAGACCTGGATAATAATTGCAACTTTAGTTTGCTTTCTGAATCTGAATTCATCACGAGCAGTCATTGCCCTTAAACCTGTCTGCAACGTGACTGCAGACAAATACAGAGTCAAGTAGGATTTCCTGGCAGTATATCGTCTGAAATTCCTCTGAATTTTCAAAGCTGCTGCTTCCCGTCGCAACAGCTCAAATAGTTTGCGAGCCAATACACCTGATTGTAGTTGCAAACAACAAAAATGGATAAAAACAGTAAGGCAAAATGAATTCATGAAACaaacaccaaaaaaaaaaatttgcaaaaaCTAGTTTcaacccaccccccccccccgggAACacgtcctctctctctctctctgtgtgacACAGACACACACATAGAGAGAAAATCTCATGTAAATGTGTACAAGACTTAGACACAAATACATGAACATCAACACGGCTGCACATTCAAAACCACCACACCAGCATACATGAAGATCCATAGTTCACAATTGGAAGATGATGCCAATTACTTTGTGTCACAGCAAAGGTAAATGGCCAATAGTATTGAAAAGCAAAAAAGTTACAAACCAAAATGgttttaataagttttaaaaaataCCCCGGCAATGAGATTGCAAGTGAATAGCAGCTTGACGAAAAGCAATAAACTCCTTGCGTGCAATATACGTGCGGATTTGTCTTTGAATGGTCCTAGCTGCATTTCCAAGCACTTCTGCTCTTCTTGCATCCAGTTCAGCCATCTGACCAGCTCTGAGGAAAACCTTTGTCTTGCCTATCTGTAAAACCAACAATTTTGCACATGGTTTGATATAGGCTACTAAAATACTCCATTGGCAAGATGCAATGCAGACATAAGAAATTTATAGATGAGTAACTTGTAAGACATGAAGTGAAAAACCTAAATGGGGTGAGGTAAGGATTAGGGAGTGGGCAGGCTAGGCCCTATATGTAGTACAACCCTATAGGTTTCCAATAAAAGATAAACAAGAAGACTTTTACTGACTGGTGTCACACGGAATTTGACAGCAGTTACCATCATAAGCATTCAATGATCCTGGAGAAACTATTGAGGGCCTATTTTGGTTGGCTGGTGTGATTAGCTATTGGCAGTTGCAGTTAGGGACTCGAATCCCAAAGAAGAAATCCAGCTTTCatcttttcaattaaaattttgaaatgtcAGTTACTAGATTTTGAAATCCTTTGCGAGTAAAATGCGTAATTAATGAAGTAAATTAAATGCTCCAAAGTAGCAGTTGCCGGTTAGGGTCCAAAACACTGTCGGCCCCCAGCCACTAATCCAAATACCCCCTCAATAACATTTTGTTCAAGACAAGACTGGTTAGTTAGGTATCTAACACCAAAAAGCCTTTAATAAGACAATAAGTGGGGGCACAAATTGGTACTGAACTAGCAAACACCAGCTGTTCATCATTCCTTGAAACATCTGAAATTACTCAGGCCACAGTGGGGCTGGTAAATTGTTCTTCAGGAGTCACCACCCCTGCCCTCCCTTTCTGGCTTTCTGCCTGCCACTCCAAGAATATATGATGGTCTATGTTTGGCAACGTGCACGAAGCATAGCAGAGGCAAGTTGCCACATTTACAGTTTGATATGTCAACGAGTTACATAGCTATACAAAgtgaaagaaatttaaaataaatttaatgccCTTCTGCTGTGTCTCATTATCTATGCCTCCTCATACCAAGGACACTCTATTGCTATTTCTAAGAGCATAATGATGTTGCCATACATCACATAATAAGGAGAATTAGTTACACAGAAAATTTTATTACCTGATAACCTTTCAATCCCATTTTATCCAGAATCATTTGGCAAGCAACCTTGTCATCATGGCTGCACAAAAAGAAGCAAAAACGATTCACCAGGGAAATAACTTGCTGCACAATagaataaaaaggaaaagaaaactatGCCAGAAAGTATGCTGAATGGATTTCCCCTTTGAATTATAACTTACTTTCCTTCCATAACTTCTGGAGCCAGAACACCAAAACGGAGGAGAAACTCGTAGAATGTTCGTCTTGTAGGATATCCAGCACAACTGATTCTTATTGCCTCAAGAACACCCTAAATAATTTTAtgtatattatatatgaaaaaataCATCATATTACCAAAATGGCCAGGATCATAAGCACAAATATGAAATTTAGAAGGCTTTACGAACGAAAATTCACAAAAAAGAAAAAGCTACAGGGTCATCAAACTTACACCACAACGTAGTTGCTGGATGATGTTAGCATTCTCAAAAATTGCAGGCTTGAGTACATTATTTGGCTTCACACATCTGATGTAATGGGGCTCAGTTGAATTCAAGGTCTCCATCAAAGCTTGGAGTTGTAGCTGAAATTTCAAACACATCTCCCATTGTCAAAATACGATATCTTCATAAATATAAGGAGTGTAAACAACATTGGAAAAAAGTTCCTATAAAGAGTTAGCATGTACATTATTCCATGTGTAACTAAAGCATCCTACAGTTAAAATAGACAGAGTATCACCATACATCAAAAACAGTACACATCCTTCTtgcattattttatttattgtttCTTAAAATGATTTGAAGTTATATCATCTTCCAAGTCCAAACTGTGACATGTCAGCTGAATCAAAATGTATTCCTGCAATAAGGTAATCCCCATGACACCCAAAAGAAGAAGGTTGTAAATCAAATCTATGACATTCTTTTGTGTGCGGATGTACATTCCAATGACACAGATTCAGGTGCAGTGCCTTTGAAGTATTGTTTAATTCAAACCTCTGAAAAGACTAAAACGGAGAAATGAAAAGCAAAGAACTTTTTTGTTGCAATTTCAAATGATAAGCAAAATGGACATGATATGATAGACTCCATTGTTCCTCTTTTCTCGCCACAATCCTCTCATGTTAGGTCCAGATTTTACTACCATTTTCTACCTGTTACAATATGTCATTCACAACTTGACAATCCATCACATCATTTGTTCTCTCAAGGCAAATGCACAACCCACAGTGCCTTTCCATCACCAAAACCTACTTAATAGagccttaatcccaaactagttttttttttttttttttttggagacaATCACAAACTAGATGGAAATTGAAATTACCAACCCATAGACTTAGGGCTACATCTTCAGAAAGATCCAAGAAGTCAAGCCACTAAGTccatctcactatttctttccatTTTATCTTAGGCTTTCTGGCCCATTTTTCTTGTCTCCTACCACTTCAATGCTCAACCTTTTGTACTAATGCATTTGCTGGCCTACAGAGCACGTCCAGACTATCCAATCTGCCTTCTATGAACTTTTCCTCAATGGAGGCCACTTGCATCTTCCCGAGAATATACGCACTCCTTATATGGTTCATTCTTGCATTTCCACATACCCATCTCATCTTTTTCTCAATAGCAGCCACTTCACCAAAAACCTAAATGccataaattttaaataagtGCCACTTACATCTGCATAGCTTTTCTAGTACTTCTCTttcattttttgtttttttccttattttgagAGGGAACaagctttttctttttttgtttttttgtttttttgagaGGGAACAAACGCCTATAGAATTAGACCCAAGCCTCAATCAAAAGGTATTTGTTGGCTTCGTGGGTTCAAAACACTTTCACATCTTTAGATAGCCTCGGTCCATAAGTTTTGGTCCACAACAACAGGCACAACCACTGAGCTCTTTTACTCATCAAATAAATTAGTTAATGAAACTTCACCTTGAGGAAGGCTGACCAGAAAGTAAATCGTTAGTACCTTAAAGCGTGACCCAATGGAAGAAAATTTAGAGGATTTTGATGATTCCTCTGGAGGTGGAGGAAAGAGACCAGCCACAAAGGAGCACTTTGAGGCTGTCAGAAGATCCTGATGTTCTGCCACTACATAATCTTTGTTCTTGTCAAGGAACTGATCTGCCTGATAAGTtacctggaataaacatgaaaaaTATTTAGCATCTATTAAAGTTGAAAGAAATTGTACAAAATATACAGGAAAAATCTGTTTACCTCCCCTGCATAGTGAGATATGGTAAAACTAGTACAGGAAAGTTTAGGTTTGATAAAGCGCTTGTTGTTTTTAAATGTCTGGTACAACTTCTGAGCAAAAGTTTCATGCGTCGATTTAGGAAACATGCTGTATGAAGCATTAAGCATACTTGAGTCAATTTTTGAAATATACAAGAATAAGTAGCAACAGGTTGTGTGGTCGGTGGATTCTGTGATCTCCAAAATAAATAAGCAACTCAATTCCTGCAGAATGTATaaggaaaaaaattaaaacaagtaGAATCAAATGAGAGCTATACCAGGCTTCATCTAGAAGTGCTATAATTCCCCCAGGTTTCTGCAAAATATTAAAGAGAAAAGTTTAAATATCTTTGACCAAGTACCAGAACTATAGGACGAGTGCACATATAGATAAAAATATACAGTAAATGATACTCATAATTCTCCACGAAGCACATTATTCTTCAATCAAAtgagaataatataaataaaaaggaCTGTTCGACTATATAAGACCTTCTCAATCAGATCTAGCACATCTTGGTTATCAACAAATTCTATGTAGCTCCAATTAATTTCTTCTTTTGTATATTCTTCCTGCTCCATTTTGAAGACATGCTGCAATTATACAAACACCATATGATCAAATTCGGCAAAGACAATGGTACCACAAATTAGAGGCAAAGGAAAGGACAATGCAAAGCACCAAACCTGATTGAAATGCTGCTGCAGCTTTTCATTTGTAAAATTTATGCAGAACTGCTCAAAACTGTATAGAAAGGCAAGTACTAATCAGTAAGGAAAAATGCAGTATTGCAAATAACATCTGAACTTAAAGGCTTACCTATTAAGCTTAAAACTTTCAAAACcatatatatcaagaactccaaTTAATTGTTTTGAGTTTGGATCCTGCCCAATTGAACTATTAATTTTATCCACAAGCCtgcaaaaaattaaatatgaactCATTAAAAACAAAGAGTGTATGGAAAAATGTATGGAATATTTACAGCTTCGGTGCAAATGCCACAAATGTGAGCACACACACAGAGAACTGGAATGGAAATTACTTTACCAATCAAACAAGCGGGAATAAATTGTTTTAGCCAAGGCATCCCTGCTAACCACTGCACCAACAGGATCGAGAGTCCTCGTAATAACTTCTTCTGGAGTTACCATAACACGTTTTATTAGTGCATTTTCCAAGCTCTTGGCATCACACCTACAGTACAACATAAGTTAATTGATTTATATGGTTCAAATAATCACACagaacaaatataacttaaatagaTGAGAAGAAAAGGAAGGATTAAATCAGCTATACTTGAGCAGCTCTGCTGTCATATTAAGATGGAATCTAGATTTCTCATCCTTGATAACAGAAGAGTCTATCTCCTCTCCCTTTGCAAATTCAATGTTTCCAAGATGCAGAATTGCTGCTACAACCCCAAAAATTGCCTCCTAAAAAGACATAATATAGAAGTTATGAGTGCAGTAGCAGCACACTACATCTCTTAAAAAGCTAACCTGTTCCTCTTCACTAATGCCAACTACATCCATTGCCCTTCTAGTTGCAAGATATTCCTCAGCATCATTTACTCCATCCAATTGATAGCAGTTGGATTGGTTCAAGTAATGGAAAGACTTGGGGTTTCCCAACTTATACTTCTCTCTTTCCTAAAAATCCAAGGGATAGTTAACAGTTATAAATACAGGCACAGGAACAATGAAATACAACTGAAGTCGGGACATGTTTTGAACTTTCAATGCAAATACAAAGAATCACTACCTCAGGTGAAGCTGCACAAAGAAGGTAGAAACAATGATAGTTTCTTTCAGGATCAGAAATTTGGCAAACCCGAGACCTCTCAAGCAAATAAGTTCGTATGGCTGCCCCAGATATCCTCCCATTCTTGTTGAATTGGATCTCAACAAATTTACCAAAACGACTGCATTTTGATACCAAGATGAATATAAAGAAATGCTTGAATATGCTCCTTTTAGTAAAAGAGCTTATGCACACAACAGATTGAACAATATCTCTAATGAATTCAAGGAGATAATGTCTCAAAACAGGAggaaggaggaaaaaaaaaacaatggtTAAGAACCAAGGAAAAGAACACCAATCAGTATGACAGAATGATGAAGTGAACCCAGTTTCATCTCAGTTAACCAGTTCAATCTGTTACAGCTGAAACATAAAACATCAATGGCATTGCTCATATTTATGTTCTATATGCACCTATTTCAATATTCAAATAATGGGAAGAAGAGGAAAGGAATATATTCAACCTTGTGAACACTACAACCAATCAATCAAGAAAGCACTCTTGAGCCTTAAGAAGAAAAGAATTTAAATCCTCTATTATCTCTTCAATGATTAACTTGTTCAGCTACCTTGCAGTGCAACTTCCAAATCAGACCACTTACAACAATATTATTTCTATTACATTTGTCAGAGTAAAACAGTAGTTACCTTGAGTTGTTGTTCCTAACAGTTTTGGCATTGCCAAATGCTTCAAGAACCGGATTTGACTGCAAATTTCAATAGACCAGAAACCCCATATCAGAGAACAATTCCCATCTAATAATATTAATGGATATATAACTTTTCAGATCCATAGATTTTAGGCAAAGGTGGGAAAGCTCATCATCTTACTTCTAGAACTTGTTGTTCAACAGTTCGCCCTTCCACCCCAGATCGACCACCCAAGTGTGCAAGATATCGCATGAGCATCTTTGTTGTCTCAGTCTTACCAGCACCACTTTCTCCACTAACTAGAATTGAGTTGCTCTTTCCCTCATTAATCATTGCCCTATGAAAGCAAAGCACAAAGTTCAGCACAAGCATAAAACGTAAgatctaataaaattaaaaatcttgCCTGTATGCAACATCTGCAACTGCAAAAACATGAGGGCTTAGCTCTCCAAATTGGGCACCTTTATATTGTTCCATCATGTGAGTATCATACAGATGAGGTAATCTTTGAAATGGGTTTATAGCAATCAGTATATTTCCAGTGTATGTCTGCAAGACGTATATAAAAGGGACATCTTTCAATGGTTCAAAAAATGAAAGGTATTTTACTGAATTGGGAAATTTATTGATGCAATATTTACTCCGAACGTAAATTGAGAAAGAAAATTGCAAAAGTATTTTACATAGATTTCATTAAGTTCATATCTGTTAGCCAAGTTATGCAGAACTCCTGGTTCATGCAAATATGACAACTTTGTCATGTCATCTACACCTCCTGGAGGAGCTTCAGTATCCTTGGGAAACACTTTGGATATATTTGCAACAACCTGCAAAAGTTTTTCCAAGTTGAAAGTCACAAgactataaattagaaaataatttgaAGGAGGGAGAAGAAAATGAAGCCAAATCTCAATCTACATTAAAACTAACATCACCAATCAACTCTTAAGTTGGTAATTGCAATGCATTTTTGTAACAGGTAAATTCAATACTTAAGATTGAAGGTTCTAATTTACAGAGTAAATACCAAACACAACCATGTACACACTTGTAGATCCATGTAATgcaaataaaataacaaaatgagTCGGTATGAACTCACTGTTTTCCCATTTGTGGTATGAACATGAACTTCATCACCGTTTATTTTAAATACTTCACCATCTATCCATGCCACTGCTGCATCTTCAACCCATACATGAGAACCTACTATAATATTAACTGGTGTAgcctgaaaataaaaaaataaaatataaaaaatattaaacacAAAGAGAAGACAATAGGATTTGATTTCAGATATGCTTAAACAGTGAACCGAATATCCGTAACATGTAACTGTCACAGCCATTTTTAATGTTCCCTACCAAATTTTGACAAATATTATGATGATACAATCACACAAAGAAGGATCAAATCACAAACCTATTGGCAACTGATCTTTTTAAACAAAAACAGAATACCTTTTCGCTCTAATGTTACAATCAATGCAACAGAATACTGAGCTTTTTACCATACAAAGGTATTATTTTAGGAAAATTATGAAAACAGAGCGTGTtgtataaaaaattatgaaaGTGGGGTGAGATGAACAGAAACGTTGGTCTTCGTCCACGTTGTGCATGGTCAAAGTGGCAGGACACCAATTAAACTAGCGTTCGCATTCTGTTCAGTCTTGCACGCCATTATAACTGGCATCCCCTTTGCATTTTGATGTGACAATATTACAGAGAATCTCGGCAAAAGCTGTGCACGCTAGGTAAATTAGCGTTCCACCTCCGGACAAGAATTTGATTAGCGTCTTGTGCTCTGCCTTCTAGTTATATTAACATCCCCATGCAACAGCTTTCCAGCTCAGCCAACTTCACCCCATTCTCATAATATCTGTCCATTACACCCTGTTTTAATAATTTTGCACCTACGGTACCCTAGTACGGTAAATAGCCCCAGAATAATTGCCttgtgaaaattcataaaataaccaTAGCTAGATGCGGTTAGCAAGAAAAAATATTGATGGCTGCATAGCACATTGATGGTTGTGGCATATCAAGCAAGCAACGCATCCAGATTTTGCCCAGGGAAATTTCACCACAGATATACCACAACATACTTTTAGGTGTTTCTACAATTGAATAAGAGCTAAGCAGCTGACTGTGAAGTCAACATCAGCAGTCAGCATTGCAGAATAAAGTTCCTAATTACCATGCAGAACTCACCAAGTTTCAGCTTTCTGAGGCTAGAAACAACAACTAAGAGGTGATAACATTAGGGTACCACCATGGACCAAAAACCAAAAATTCTTGTTTGCCCTACTAACCTAACTACATGACACTTATCTAAATCTTCATTTGCTATATGCAAAAGAAAAGCTgccaaagcaatagtattaaaaattaaaacttccATCTAATTTTCTAATTGCCATTATTCATCCATGTCTTTGCTAAACAGATAGTTCTAACGCTATTCAAAATCAACAATTCTCGCGTCTCATATGCTATCTCCGGTCATCTAGTAATGCAGGTTATCAAATATGCTTGAATTGAAACACAACCCATGCTTTCTCATCCAAAAAATTCACCcaagaaaagaagtcaaaatccaaaaataaagagTCGCAGTTTGCTACGAGCTAAACAAACAAAGTTCATATTCCATATCTCAGAAGCAAACTGAAACAAAAACTATAATATCTAATAGATTCAACTCAACAAATCAAACAGAGTAGAAGAAAACCAGGCCaataaaaaatattgaaaaaaaaaacaaaaagaaagaaatgTTTTCATATCTTGAAGTTACCATGGCGATCCTATACGcgattttctttctctttcaaCTCATTGGAAGAAAAGACCAGGAGCAGGAGAAATGAGACTCAGTGAGTCGGATTAAGGAGAATAAGACTCGGTGGGGTTTGTCTTTGTGAGTTGCAAAGCTGCTGCTACTTCTTCTTCGACGGACAAAAAGAAAGCGGCGGTTGAATTGAATTTGAGCTGGAGATGAAGATGATAACCACAAGCAAACAAAAGTTTTTTCAAGGATTTCGCCCCCTTTTCAaagcttttgttttttttttgaaatattaaACTCCTTCAAACAATGAGATTAAGGGAAGCTTATATATCAAAAAGCAAAGCTCTAAGCTTTCTCTTCTCTGTCTAAAACTCTCTGTTACTGGTCAAATCGGGTCCAAGCAAGCAGGAGAGGCTAGTTTGGCATTCCCCGTCGTCACCAACAGAAGACTaggttttttcttctttttttttaatgattagTCTCGTTAccacaaataaatttaaaaaaaaataattagatggtgatttatagtcaaattagagataaattatgtaattattttaaaaaattaatattaaagtatgtgaaaaatattttttaaaaaataatttttttatattttttaatttttagtcacTTAAAAACATTattaatggaaaatatttttaaataaaaatttaaatcaatttaaagAAAATGCCTTCATTTCttaacaaaaattattttttaaattttataattttattagaatataaaaatatttatacatatataatataaatatattaatttaatattataattaaataataaaaaatatttttataaaaaattttatttaaaaaattttattttcatatttaaaaaattcattaattaatttttaagctttaatatattaattaataaaaaacaaATAAAGAGGTCAAATAATTAACAAGTTATGtgtaagaaattaaattatatattttaaaaaatataagagCATTTTGATATGATTTTATGTTGGAATTGGCGATTTGAGTTGTCTGATAAAAGAATTTCAAttgtttaaaaaattaagaattttaaattaaattattagatttaattattttaattttaatttaatttaatttaattttgaatcaattaaatttatattaatttcttaaaaaatcaattataatCGCTGAATCTAATTTTACTCCAACATAAGAGAggaataaaaaattatttcaatCCTAATCAAATccttttaatgttattttaatcCGATTCTAATTTCCAAAATAAAACCAAAACGCGGAGGTAAGGGTGGTGGAATATGTGAAAACGACAGAATCTCTGATCTCTACCTAATGAGCATAGAAGGAAAGGTTGGCACGTCATTCACCGACCAACTATCTAATGCGACAAAGATTAACCGACTTCAAGGAGCAAGTAGATttgctaattaattaaattaaaaaattaaattaaatcgatttaatttgatttaattaatttaattttaaaatttaatcaattagatttcatttataattttgataatttcagttAATAAGTTCAgttcaattatttttataaaaaaaattaaaaaaattgaatcgaatcgaaattattaatatatataaaaaattaaagaaaattaaattgaatcgaaccgaaattaaagaaaatcgaatcgaaccttaagattttttagttttgatttctaatttttttatttttatgtttttattatttagatttaatgttaaaaatatgaaattttataaatttcgatttTATCggtttaaaattaaatcaaactaaTATATattgattcgattcaatttaattttctcttattaattgaTTTGGttggatttttaaaattttttatttttaatttttgattttatcaattcagttcgattcgaaaccgaaccgaccgttgcACAATACTGTTTTACCGCTTAGTAAGAATTTttaccacttttttttttttttgtcattgggATACAAGGGAAAAAAAGGGTGGAGAAGTCTCGAACCTAGGCAGGCCAGATTTTGAAAAGTACCTTATGTCATCAAATTACGCAGAACTAGGCTTTTACCACCGATATTAACTCTGTTGATATAAATATtacttattaaataaaataattattgcaagaattaacattaatttattattaGATTGGGAAGTTCATTTTGTTTATATTTTAGTGTTGTTAATCAATaggttagaaaaaaaaaaagtccacATGAATTTTTTTCTAGAATCAAGGATTTTTTTTAAatgtcaattttaattttttttaattttgactaACTGTAAAATTAGAAATTGTAGTTGTTGATATGataaatgatgtaattaaaatattattattttaaattatgttgaTCAAAATGTTTTAAgtttcaaaataataatattttaatcataTTATTCATCATATTAGTATTTAAAATCTCCAATTAAAGTTTGATAAAATTaacactaaaatttaaaattaaatcaaaattgacCATTCGTGTACAAATTTAACTTTTTTCAATGGTTtggctttttttttaataatgaacACTTATTTTTTAAATgtccttttaaaattatttaaattattactttataataaaaaatataataaaaaaaaattattttttaataaataaaattattaatatttttataagagATTGGAAGAgggaaaactcaatttaataattAGGTGAGTAAAAATCTTTAGTCACTGAtccatgttaaaaaaaaattaagaatgagGGAAACGCGCTGAGGGCATATttgtaattttatatttataaatacttGTAAAAAAAAATGAGGGGCagggaattaaaaatattttttcaggagaaaaaaaaaaatcggaAAATTTGAGACATTACAGTATGTTTTCCGCACGCCATTTGCTGGCGCGTATATATTTTAGCTATATATTTGGGTAGGGGAAAATTTGATGTGTGGAGCCACTGATATTATTCTTCTGTCCTTGCATTTCCCTATTTAGACACGTTTCGCGTAGACCGATCCACGTtgatttttagattttttttttaattttatatttttgtttcatttaaagCAAGTACGCAGCCACGAGGGGTTTTTAATTGAAAACGTAACTTCGAGGCTTACGGAAACGTAACTATTGAGTGCTGCGCACTGCACGTTTCTAAATGTTCAAAATTATGTATTTCATTATCtttatttttagaaaaaattaaaatttatgtaaaa belongs to Hevea brasiliensis isolate MT/VB/25A 57/8 chromosome 4, ASM3005281v1, whole genome shotgun sequence and includes:
- the LOC110635947 gene encoding myosin-17, yielding MATPVNIIVGSHVWVEDAAVAWIDGEVFKINGDEVHVHTTNGKTVVANISKVFPKDTEAPPGGVDDMTKLSYLHEPGVLHNLANRYELNEIYTYTGNILIAINPFQRLPHLYDTHMMEQYKGAQFGELSPHVFAVADVAYRAMINEGKSNSILVSGESGAGKTETTKMLMRYLAHLGGRSGVEGRTVEQQVLESNPVLEAFGNAKTVRNNNSSRFGKFVEIQFNKNGRISGAAIRTYLLERSRVCQISDPERNYHCFYLLCAASPEEREKYKLGNPKSFHYLNQSNCYQLDGVNDAEEYLATRRAMDVVGISEEEQEAIFGVVAAILHLGNIEFAKGEEIDSSVIKDEKSRFHLNMTAELLKCDAKSLENALIKRVMVTPEEVITRTLDPVGAVVSRDALAKTIYSRLFDWLVDKINSSIGQDPNSKQLIGVLDIYGFESFKLNSFEQFCINFTNEKLQQHFNQHVFKMEQEEYTKEEINWSYIEFVDNQDVLDLIEKKPGGIIALLDEACMFPKSTHETFAQKLYQTFKNNKRFIKPKLSCTSFTISHYAGEVTYQADQFLDKNKDYVVAEHQDLLTASKCSFVAGLFPPPPEESSKSSKFSSIGSRFKLQLQALMETLNSTEPHYIRCVKPNNVLKPAIFENANIIQQLRCGGVLEAIRISCAGYPTRRTFYEFLLRFGVLAPEVMEGNHDDKVACQMILDKMGLKGYQIGKTKVFLRAGQMAELDARRAEVLGNAARTIQRQIRTYIARKEFIAFRQAAIHLQSHCRGVLARKLFELLRREAAALKIQRNFRRYTARKSYLTLYLSAVTLQTGLRAMTARDEFRFRKQTKVAIIIQAQLRCHLAYSYYKRLHKATLASQCGWRARVARRELRKLKMAARETGALKEAKDKLEKRVEELTWRLQFEKRLRTDLEEEKAQEIAKLQDALHAMQIQVEEANARVIKEREAARKAIEEAPPVVKETPLLVQDTEKVKQLTAEVESLTASLLSERQAAKEAREACKDAEARNSKLSKKLEDAEQKLGQIQESVQRLEEKLSNSESENQVLRQQALTMSPTGKSLSGRPKSIIIQRTPENGNVANGEPKVASDMMVAIEKAREPESEEKPQKSLNEKQQENQDLLIKCISQNLGFSGGKPVTACIIYKCLLHWRSFEVERTSVFDPIIQTVASALEVSDNNDVLAYWLSNSSTLLLLLQHTLKASGAASLTPQRRRTASASLFGRMSQGLRASPQSAGLSFLNGRALSRLDDLRQVEAKYPALLFKQQLTAFLEKIYGMIRDNLKKEISPLLGLCIQAPRTSRASLVKGRSQANAVAQQVLIAHWQSIVKSLNNYLMIMKANYVPPFLVCKVFTQIFSFINVQLFNSLLLRRECCSFSNGEYVKAGLAELEQWCYEATEEFSGSAWDELKHIRQAVGFLVIHQKPKKTLNEVTKELCPVLSIQQLYRISTMYWDDKYGTHSVSSDVISSMRIMMTEDSNNAVSSSFLLDDDSSIPFTVDDISKSMQKVEIADIDPPPLIRENSGFGFLLPRSE